The Coregonus clupeaformis isolate EN_2021a chromosome 6, ASM2061545v1, whole genome shotgun sequence genome has a segment encoding these proteins:
- the LOC121568432 gene encoding protocadherin Fat 4-like, with the protein MDTAGSWIKCKTFLFYLMVVNYIFFYGMPFSNMADASQAASNQDKWSNMTLVERHPLSSWYQRSHWLGNNKPGATHSPHRRLTPLSFSRPVYSFQVREDTQPGTIVGNVEAGEHSKGLTNTIFSVLEDDGEGLFLLSPLSGDFLLSRSLDYETQRLYILTVVVKHGDIGASRVRVYFNVLDVNDNLPVFRLDSYSVSVPEDSLVGACFLSLNVSDADDGMNGEVNIEVTTGDGDTTFSINPDGALCLNIVLDRESSSDYHLTVQATDRALSISRRLTATARVVVNVDDINDNVPSFTSARSVTIPEDTALQTVVMVIQAVDVDSGSNGDVVYTLENTSVSVFSINRTSGSLYLQQPLDREQLDTLTVTVTATDRGTPPLASSMDLTVHVEDVNDHNPEFTHNYYSLAVREDTPRGTSLLQLRALDGDIGFNGQVWYYELSQGQKKDNGSNGQVRYQLSQGSQFLVDSVRGVVSLIDRLDRERASFHLLAVTAMDQGSMPRSATAVVNITVLDVNDCSPLFSPDTLTLHVLENGGDPSQLSHQVSARDEDLGVNSQLRYFIGRGDGEGLFSLSPNGTFHMLQSLDREVTSLYTLDIMAVDSGLLPLTGTVTVHVVVDDMNDNRPVFSEEVYTTIVSEDSPAGTVFAMVTAYDADDGVNGQIRYSIESVDGPFSIEDTSGELLTTGVLDREAVAIYRLTVVARDTHPTQPLSSSVQVSVLVADVNDHWPQFLHSPYVANMPAGTAPGSVVCVVRAVDGDSGMNAQLHFFLYGQNTGQFLISPHRGTIFTSGALTVTNDITINVQVEDWADNPKFDTTTVTIRFNVLIFICLLLELWGRGV; encoded by the exons ATGGACACTGCTGGATCATGGATCAAATGCAAAACGTTTCTTTTTTATCTAATG GTTGTCAACTACATATTTTTCTATGGAATGCCATTTTCCAATATGGCCGATGCTAGCCAAGCTGCCAGCAACCAAGACAAGTGGTCCAATATGACCTTGGTGGAGCGGCACCCTCTGTCCTCCTGGTACCAGAGATCTCATTGGCTTGGCAACAACAAACCAGGCGCTACACATTCTCCACACAGACGCCTCACACCACTGTCCTTCTCCAGACCTGTCTATTCTTTTCAAGTGAGAGAGGACACACAACCAG GAACGATAGTGGGGAACGTGGAAGCAGGAGAGCACAGCAAAGGGTTGACGAACACCATCTTCTCTGTGTTGGAGGACGATGGGGAGGGTCTGTTCCTGCTCAGCCCTCTCTCTGGTGACTTTCTGCTGTCACGCTCCCTGGACTACGAAACCCAGAGACTCTACATCCTGACAGTGGTAGTGAAGCATGGGGACATAGGGGCCAGCAGAGTCAGGGTCTATTTTAACGTGCTGGATGTCAACGATAACCTTCCAGTGTTCAGACTGGACTCTTACTCTGTCTCTGTACCAGAGGACAGCCTTGTTGGAGcctgcttcctctctctcaatGTCTCCGATGCGGACGACG GTATGAACGGAGAGGTGAACATAGAAGTAACAACCGGAGATGGCGACACTACATTCTCGATCAACCCAGACGGAGCTCTCTGCCTAAACATAGtgttagacagagagagcagcTCAGACTACCATCTGACAGTCCAGGCTACCGATCGTGCTCTGTCCATTTCTAGACGCCTCACTGCCACAGCCCGTGTTGTCGTCAATGTAGACGATATAAACGACAACGTGCCGTCTTTTACGTCAGCCCGTAGTGTCACCATCCCAGaagacactgctctccagactgTTGTCATGGTGATACAGGCAGTGGATGTGGACTCAGGATCCAACGGGGACGTCGTCTACACTCTGGAGAACACGTCAGTCAGTGTGTTCAGTATCAACCGTACTAGTGGTAGTCTGTACCTGCAGCAGCCTCTGGACAGAGAGCAG TTGGATACGCTGACTGTCACTGTGACAGCCACAGACAGAGGCACTCCTCCGCTGGCCTCCTCTATGGACCTCACAGTGCATGTAGAGGACGTCAACGATCACAACCCAGAGTTCACACACAACTACTACAGCCTGGCAGTCAGAGAGGACACCCCCAGAGGAACCAGCCTGTTGCAGCTCCGTGCTCTGGATGGGGACATTGGCTTTAACGGACAGGTGTGGTACTATGAGCTGTCCCAGGGTCAGAAGAAAGACAATGGGTCTAATGGACAG GTGCGCTACCAGCTGTCTCAGGGGAGTCAGTTCCTGGTGGACTCAGTCCGAGGTGTCGTCTCCCTGATAGAcaggctggacagagagagagcctcCTTTCACCTGCTGGCCGTCACAGCCATGGACCAGGGCAGCATGCCCAGGTCAGCCACTGCTGTGGTCAACATCACTGTCCTGGATGTCAATGACTGCAGCCCGCTGTTCTCTCCAGACACACTGACGCTTCATGTGTTGGAGAACGGCGGAGACCCGTCTCAGCTCTCCCACCAG GTATCAGCTAGGGATGAGGATCTAGGGGTGAACAGCCAGCTGAGGTACTTCATAGGTAGAGGAGACGGGGAgggtctcttctctctgtctccaaaCGGCACCTTTCACATGCTACAGAGCCTGGACAGGGAGGTGACATCACTCTACACGTTAGACATCATGGCTGTCGACTCAG GCCTGCTGCCTCTGACAGGGACTGTGACAGTCCATGTTGTAGTGGACGATATGAATGACAACCGGCCAGTGTTTAGTGAGGAGGTCTACACCACCATTGTCTCTGAGGATAGCCCTGCAGGCACAGTGTTTGCCATGGTCACTGCCTATGACGCGGATGATGGTGTCAATGGACAAATAAG GTATTCCATCGAGAGTGTTGATGGACCCTTCTCTATTGAGGACACGTCTGGGGAGCTTTTGACCACTGGCGTGCTGGACAGGGAGGCGGTGGCAATCTACAGACTGACTGTGGTGGCCAGggacacacaccccacacagcCTCTGTCCAGCTCAGTACAGGTGTCTGTCCTGGTTGCGGACGTCAACGACCACTGGCCTCAGTTCCTCCACAGCCCCTATGTGGCTAACATGCCTGCTGGAACTGCTCCAG ggtctgttgtgtgtgtggtgagagcaGTGGATGGTGACTCAGGGATGAATGCACAGCTCCACTTCTTCTTATACGGGCAGAACACTGGCCAGTTCTTAATCAGCCCACACAGGGGAACCATTTTCACCTCTGGTGCCCTCACAGTGACAAACGACATCACTATTAACGTGCAAGTGGAAGACTGGGCAGACAACCCTAAATTTGACACAACAACTGTTACCATCAGGTTCAACGTTCTCATCTTTATTTGTCTACTTTTGGAGTTGTGGGGAAGGGGTGTATAA